The Onychostoma macrolepis isolate SWU-2019 chromosome 18, ASM1243209v1, whole genome shotgun sequence genome includes the window ttattattattattagacttGAATGAGTCGAGCATGCAGCAATGAAAAATAACCTAACAATACCTAACCTAAACCCTCTTCTTTATCTGTGACTGCTATCTCTACAACTTCATCCCAATAACATCTCCAAGTGCAGCTTTCTTTCTGTGCTTTAAAGGTGTTACAAAAAATcgttacattttacattaatcTAATTCAAGCACACAGTAAAACTGAGAGCATCTGGTTGGATATAGTTTTTCATTACATTGTTTTTCACTAATGGTGGGTTGTGTGTCTGATGGGATCATTTTTCACTCTTAGGAACTACGTTGTGTGTATTGACCTTATCTCTGAGGTTTTGACAGGCACAGCACTAGCAGTAATACAATTTAAACAGTACAAAACTTATGGACAGCTTGACTTGTAAATTTGATTTCTTAAACGGTGAAATGGCGCCTCCCTGTGGCCATTACTGGAACTGTAAGCATGTGTCGTGAAGCGACTCTTCATCACGACAGTTAATGCTCACACACGGCAAACGCGTTTTAAAGACAGATGGGTTGGTCATAAATGCAAGCTAACAGAGTTAACGCTTTCAACCCGCTGGACTATCAATATTTTGCAAAATGGGCATAGCCGATGAGGCTGACCGGACTCTGTTTGTCGGGAACCTGGACCCTCAAGTAACAGAAGAAGTTATATTTGAGCTGTTTTTACAGGTGAGTGCTTTAGCGTCATTGATTAGCCTGCTAATGCTAATGGGCACTGCTGTTTTGGTTTTAGTCCATTTGCAAACGATCTAATTGAAAGCAGCAGATGCAGAAGAGgttttgcctgtagtgtcttgGCTTTAAGTAACATTAATCAGAAGTCTCACGTGTATTTCCCTTCCCAATAGGCTGGGCCGCTGATCAAAGTCAAAATCCCTAAAGACAATGATggaaaatcaaaacattttgcatttgtaAACTTCAGACATGAAGTGTCTGTGCCCTACGCCTTAAACTTGCTGAATGGAATCCGTCTCTATGGACGGCAGCTCAACATACAGTTCAGAGCCGGTAggaatttccttttttttttttttttttttttttcttcttctttctttcttgctttattttgtgttcattaGCGATTACGGTTTATCATTTCAACACACATTTCATGAGTTAGGAAAATTTCCACAGTGATCTTTAAGAATGTCATGTTAGAAAACAGTGGTAGAGGAAATACAATTAAGGTTGTGCTGGAATTGTACGCAGACTTAATTTGATTCCATTGACTTGCATGATTCTGGTCATTTGGTGAGTGATTAATGTgtgcaaattatttttttttttaaaaagtagaaaaCTAGTCTTTAATGTGTAACTTGCTCTCCCACTGAAACAACTTTCTGCAATTCTGAAGCAATGCATCATTACGGAATCTTTAAAGTTTTAAAGAGGGTGTCACAttgactttaaaaaattgagtttctaaaaagaaaatgtattttcagtCCAGCAGTGTAAGAACCAGATTAATGGTCATCtcaatctgttttgtttttaacaggcAGCAGTCATATCAATCAGGAAGGCAAAAGTCCAGCAAACTCCCAAAACCCCAGTCCAGCAAACACACCAGGTCACCGTGGTGGAAGGTAACCTTTGATTTAAATGCAGTGATTTAGTGCTTATGTTTGCACCTGCTCTGTTTCAAGCGATCCTGTTTACACCTTGCATTTACTTGTATCTCAAATGTGTGTCCTGTGATCGCATTTCATCAAGTGGAGGGTTTCTGATTTCATGACTACATCAGTCATTTACTGTTTTAAGTTCATCAAAAATGTTTAGGGGAATAATTTATCAAGTGTATAATATTAGGGTTGTGCAGAATGATTATATACACTACCAATCGAAATATTTTTGAGAaagatttcaaatattttaaataagtctctACTGCTCacagaggctgcatttatttaattaaaaatacattaaaactagcaatattgtgaaatgttacatttacatttagcagacacttttatccaaatcgGCCtgcaaatgaggacaatggaagcaatcaaaatcaacataagagcaatgatatgcaagtgctataacaagtctcagttagcttaacgcagtacacgtagcaaggttttatatatatgaaaacGGATTGAATAGAGGAAGCTAGTGTTAGgactttttttgcttttgttaattgtataataaatagaaagaaaataaataaatagaagcTTCTccaatctttttgtattctatttatttatttttaagaaaacaagcagttagtaaatgagtagagtgcaagtctaaaagggacaaggttttttttttttttaaagaatagaattagaatagagagagctagagttagagggtcaaataaagatggaagagatgtgtttttagctgattcttgaagatggctaaggactcagctgctcggattgagttgggcatgTCATTCCACCAgcagggaacatttaatttaaaagtccatgaaagtgattttgtgcctctttgggatggcacaataaagcgacgttcatttgcagaacgcaagcttctagaggcacacaagtctgaagtaatgaatttaggtaaaggggtgcagagccggTGGTggtgcgagcagctattggtagccattGCTaactgataaacagaggtgtgacatgggttcttttcagctcattaaaaatgaatattgctgccacgttctggactaattgtaaaggtttgatagaactggctggaagacctgccaagagagcattacaatagtctagcctggacagaacaagagatggaacaaggagttgtgaagcatgttcccGAAAGAAAGGACCCGATTTTCTTGAtgtttaataaagcaaatctgcaggactgaaagtcagctgatcatcaatcatagtcagaaaccttggagttgtttTTTAAGGAGTTATGcttgatgtgcctaactggatggtgaaattgtgatgaaacgatgtgtttgatggaaccacaagcacttttgtcttggcaaggttgagttgaaggtgatggtccttcgtccagcaagaaatgtctgttagacatgctgagatgcgagcagctatcgtcgggtcatcaggatggaatgagaggtagagttgagtgtcatcagcatagcagtgatatgaaaagccatgtttctgagtgacagaacctagtgatgccatgtagacagagaaaagaagtggtccaagaactgagcccagaggcaccccagtagctagatgttgtgacttggacacctcacctctccaagataccttgaaggacctatctgagagctAAGACTCAAAGcactggagtgcggttcctgagatgccctttcccaatagggttgacaggcTGGTGGTTCACCGTGTCAAAAGCAGTGGACAGATCCAACAAGACAAGTATTGAAGATTTGGAATCTGCTCTTgccagtcttagggcttcaacaactgagagcaaggcagtctcggttgaatgtccacttctgaaaccagactggttgctgtcaaggaggttgttctgtgtgagaaagggagagacttggttgaacacagcTTGTTCAAGTGTTTTAACAATGAAAGGAAGAAGGGAAGGTCTGTAGTTCTCTAAAAGAGATGGGCTAAGGGTGGGTTTCTTAAGTAGTGGGGTTATACGAGCCTGTCTAAATGCTGAGGggaaaacaccagtgtgaagggatgttaatgatgtgagtgagtgcaggtacaactgcaggagaaatggcttgaaggagacgagatggaataggatcaagcggacaagtagtaggatgattAGAAAGGATGTGTTTGGAGATTTGTGCCACAGAGtgaagagaaggatgtgaacgaGTGTATGTTTGCTGGTAAGATCTGCTTGAAAGATTGTGGTGTGGAAAATTGTGCACtgatagttttaattttattaatgaagaacGTGGTAAAGTCGTCAGCTGttagagttgatgaaggaggggGAGAAGGAGGACAAAGGAgggaggaaaatgttttaaagagcatgCGAGAGTTAGACTAATTGTTAATTTTATGATGGTATGTCCTTTTAGCAGTGGAGATATAAGCAGTGAAGGAAGAGAGGGGTGACTAATACACATTAAGGTCATATAACGTATAACAATTTTCTgtttgaacatattttaaaatgtaatttattcctgtgatggaaaactacattttcatcatcattactccagtcttcagtgtcacgtgatccttcatattttaatatgctgattttattgttaatgttgaaaacagttgtgctgctaaatattgaagaaaaaacatttcattattattatttttttcaggattcttgatTAATAGAGAatacaattaacagcatttattaaaaacagaattcaatttaaaaattttaaaaaaataacaatgtctttactaccACTTTCGATCAATTAAAAGGaaaatttcacccaaaaatggacattttcgtcatttactcacctcatgtcattccaaacttgtatgagtttctttcttatgttgaacatagaAGATATCATAGAAGAGTGCTGgcaatcaaacagttgatggtccccattaAGTTCCATGgtatttctttccctactatggaagtcagtggggaccaacaactgttcaGTTcttaaattcttcaaaatatcttattttttgttcaaaatgagaaataaatttatacaggtttggaatgacatgaaggtgaggttttcatttttgggtgaacttttccttAAATGCATAATTGCTGTGGTAATTTAGGAGTCTCGGCCAGGACATGTCTAGGAAAAAGATGACGTATGTATGGTCAGCCTAGTCCTTGCCgaagaaaagtattaatttctttcaaataaataaatttaaaaaaagaaagaaaataaaaaaaggtcttACACCAACCTTTTAAACAGTTAGTGTACGGTCTTTGTTCTAGGGACTTGAACCTGAACTTATGTAATTTTCTGTTCTGGCAGAACCCCTGAGCAGATGGGCTCTCCGTCCTACTCCCCTCCACAGCATTTACAAAGATCTTTCTCTTCACCTGACACTCTGCAGAGACAGGCAATGGTGAGAACACCTCTTCTAACACTTCTGCTCATATTCAGACTTCTACATTCATAATTCTATGTTAAGTAATGCCATACCAGATGTAAATTTTATTGCTGATGGACATTTAAAGGAagtttaaaaaactaaataaataaaatttgctgAAACTGTACTCACTctcagaaatgtagcattccatcacttgttcaccaatggatcctctgcagtgaatgggtgccgtcagaatgagtccaaacagctgataaaaacatcacaataatccacaagtagtCTGCACCACTTCAGTCCATTAAGTCTTGTGAAAAGACAAAAAGTAAGAAACCaatccataaagatatttttaactCCACACAAAATACAAGTCATCTATCTGTagtattgctttctccagtggaaAATTCATCTTATCTGAATCAGgcgagaaatatgcacagatcaaacacaGTTTACAATGGTTTAAATTAGGGCTGGTAAGCGATTAAAATTTAATCTAATTGCATGATGTGACAATTTAATTAATCTGATTAATCACAAAATTAATTGCACATCAAGTTTGGCTGAGAAATTACTCacaaaagataatttaaagTCATTGTTGTGTAAGGAATCAAACAGACATTACAAAAAGTAGCTTCagcaagaaatattttgtttgatgTAATTTAGTACATGTATTCTTTTAGACCacgagggtgaataaatgacacaattgtcatttttgggtgggtGAACTATAacctttaacttattttattcactttattATAGCTatggaaatatgaaattatttctttaatgaaatgatactctaaataaAGAATGGCTAAataaactgccagtaggtggtggtaaatgtcttaatgattaTGTCATCGagtctttttttcattcatttgatttttttcaaatggctgattcattcaggggTGAAGTAAATGGTTCTTTATGTATGGTTCATTGAATCATTAGGCTTGTTCAACTCGAAGCACATCATCACCATCAGATTGATCGGTGTGTGACATCAAAATACCGCAAGAGCTGTAGAGAGCAGATGGCTCCTTATGCTTttgaatcgctctcgcggtccTTTGTCATACACCGATCGGTCCATGCAGCGCCACTTCAAATCCAACGCGCCTACGGCCAATGGTTCAACGCGCCAAATGTTTTCACCCAATTCATTCAAAACGTGCATTAAGAAATGAAATGCTGCTGCGTGTTTCTCGGAGACGAACAGATCtgctttgtctttatattttGATTGGCAAAATTGAGAAAAACGGACAACATCGTGTCTAAAATAACACACTATATAAACTTCTTTCTTACTGGACTGTTGTATAAGATCACTATCACATTAGCACTCATGTGACATTGCACTTGGCCTATtgctcgtgtgatattgcttaactatatgatgtaaatatgagacaaaaactcaaaCTGGGGCATTTTGCcacatatcttgaattttagggacATTCTTACTAGGTTCTCTAGGCTCCATCACATAGTGAGTTGTCCTGCCTCATCTTTGTCATCCATGAACTGTATGAAATGTTAGATGACCGACGTAGGTCTGGGGCAGGGCAAGTGTGTTAAATGTGTTAATTTTAACGTGTTATTTTTCACcgcaattaatcaaattaacgTATTAAATTACCAGccctattttaaatttaaaaacatctttatgGATCTGTTTCTTACgaacatgcagcttttcgctgcacaagactggagtgatgtggattgtgatgtttttattagctgtttggcCTTGCATTCTGatgcacccattcactgcaaaggatccaatggcgagcaagtgatggaatgctacatttctccaaatatgttctgaaaaagaaaaacgtatttacatttagtcgtttagcagacacttttatccaaagggacttacaaatgaggacaatgaaagcaatcaaaatcaacaaaagcgcaatgatatgcaagtgcaaTAACAaatctcagttagcttaacgcagtacacgtagcaaggtttttatttatttatttatttttttttttattatataataaaaagaaaaccgaTAGAATAGGAGGGTAATTTCTGTTGTGTCCTCCACTGATAGAAGTCCCCTCGCTGGCTGTCACGCTGATGCCAATGATGATAAtcaaataacaataacaaaaaataacacaaatgattcaaataaaaatccaaTATTTTTGTTATCGGCAATAACaaatctaatttttattttatttaaaaatgctcAGTGTCATTTCTAAAATatgcactgttagacatttcaaagggtttttacagtaacttgtgttgccagtaagttactgtaattacaatttacagtagcaaactgtatttgatttatcagtatactactgtatttcattcatagattttataattttttacatagaattcattttatttttactctacataggtactactggcattcaattaaaacagacacaataattgcaaaatatcaaattctttatttaaaacattgcatgttaGGGCTGCAAgatattggaaaaaactcacattgcgatattttgtatttctgcaatatatattgcgatatgaaaaaaaaaaaaaaaaactctatttggagaaaaaatattgtagatgagtaaatcagc containing:
- the rbm7 gene encoding RNA-binding protein 7, whose amino-acid sequence is MGIADEADRTLFVGNLDPQVTEEVIFELFLQAGPLIKVKIPKDNDGKSKHFAFVNFRHEVSVPYALNLLNGIRLYGRQLNIQFRAGSSHINQEGKSPANSQNPSPANTPGHRGGRTPEQMGSPSYSPPQHLQRSFSSPDTLQRQAMVNNMWQVQMQQLLQLNGGLQQGMQQPHGPAESNQWQEDRSGQRGHRHFHQDNNNHHGRDQRQGNSGNSYDRHRRDGQRSDFYHHDDRSGGHNRNYPPERRRDSREGRWKHF